GACACTTCGAAGTCGTCTTCGATGTGTAATCTTTAGGAAGTCTGAACGCCATCAAAAAGATAGTACAAGTGAACAAAATCATTACAACAATATATCGTCTGGGGTAACGGCTACTAACGAAACCATCGATAACAGCATACATTTACCAAATGCAGTTTCCAACAAAgcatcaacaaatattttggtaaatctacattcaattttaatttatcttaaacagtttaaatatttttgtttcctttaggTTCTGAACGAAGTCGTGATCGATCGAGGGCCATCACCTTACTTAAGTAATATTGATCTCTTTCTGGATGGAAAATACATAACTTCCGTGCAAGGAGATGGCTTAATTGTGTCCACGCCAACTGGTAGTACTGCATACGCTGTTGCAGCTGGTGCTTCTATGATTCATCCGTCCGTACCTGCAATCATGGTTACACCAATTTGTCCTCATTCTTTGAGTTTCAGACCGATAGTTGTGCCTGCTGGCGTCGAGTTAAAAGTAAGCTAGCTCTCTAGAATATTAAAAATCACATACAAAATGTATTGACACCTTAACTGTCCCATGTATCACGtttgatagaaaaatgtaaTCTTCTTTCGTCCCGCCTATGTCCGTGTATCATATTTGATACCTATTGGAATTCAGCTTGACTGTCCccatacatttaaaattatttttttctcctGCGTCCTACGTCTATATATTATGTTTGAAtctcaaacatttatttttattttttataaacatattttttttggaaaataataataatttaacaatatttattaagatGTGTCCTCGTGATGTGAATTAAAGCACTCCAAGCAGAATGGTTTGCTCTATTGTTTGAATCTGTTAATAATTGATTCGAATTAAAAGCTGCACTAACGTCTTTCTTCAAGTTGCTATATGACTGAAAACAACGCTTCCTTATAATTTTACCATTTTCAAGTGGTATACACACCTATATTGGCGTACTAGGCTGAAAGCTGGAGGAATCCTTGATACATTTGTAGCTAATTTTACTTGACCCTCAAAAACATTTCTTGTAATTCCGACATTGAGGGGGGGCTTTAAATGGTAGTTTGTTATATATGCATCTGGCATTTAAAACTGCAACACGAAATAAACAACTGCAATTTTTATATACCACATAATGGTTTTGCTTTTATTAAGATATTTGTATGGGGACATTGAAACTGAGTTGAGGGATGTTGAATGGAATGGATGGGAATGCAACATGAATGAATGACCCATAAACTtgtaatatcaaaacaaaaaccatacgacagctccttatacaaaaaatataaagttgatgactaggatttttttcaaattgccattacataaaatttaatttaaattattaatcatATAAAAATGATCTTGAAGCAACACGGCCAATTACTGGCTATTAAGTTGGCTTCGAACATCGCTTGCAAATTTCGTTTACGTTTTTTTAACCCCGGAGGTTGGATttgaaatagaagaaaatttaaactcaaGGTTGTAGGCAATATGATTGAATATTCGATTAGGAGTGGAGTTAAAATATCATCGTTGCAATAGAAAGGCTGGGGCTGTCCTCCTGCTATGACCATTTGTCATGTAAGGGTCGTCACGCCTAAGACCCCATTCATAATAAACTACCATTTTTATTGTAGACtactttcaatttcaattaatagatgttggtaaaaaatgtctGCTCTCATTTGATCTGATGGAACCATTTTCtagattaattttaataattatttgctCTAGTTTTTCAAACCATTGAAATATCTGCAAAATAATCtacttatataatttaatttttaggtgCACTGGAAATCAAATCGGTGTATTCAAAGATGTTGATACAAAAATTAGTTATACCCAAAttaaaaagagaacaaaatatttgttttttattgtattttacaaaatgtaattTCTAATTCCCTCATTATTCTATcagtgaaatataaaaaaatgcatttacaaGGTAACATTCGGCTAGAACAGCTTCAGTccgacattttatttgataaacaagcactaaattttcttttgcatGTTTATTAGTTTAGCTTTAAGTCGCCCTGGGTCAAAGTAtcttttaagacatttttttttatttttgctataaAACCACACCTATTTTTCAGTCAGCAATAGTTTCATCAACAGTTGATTAAACTCAAGaagtcaaataaaacaaatatttaaagaaaataataaggTCACAATACAATTAACTGTACAACTTATAGCCAATTAGCAGGAAAATGTAGGTGTTTTAGAAAATTCCACTTCTCGATTAATAtagtaaaaactatttttatttataaatatttcgatTTAGATATTTTCAAATGCATTGCGTTGTTTACATAAATACTTCtgcacttaaaataaaattagaacttttttttaaataatagttgAAAAATgtgtcataaaataaaattgccaaaaaaacccTTTTTGCTGTGTGATACTTAATAATAATGATTGAACAACGATAATCAAtatgtcaatttgttttaatataataatatatttatttcacagaTCTCGGTATCACCCGATAGTCGTAACACATCTTGGGTTTCATTTGATGGAAGAAATCGTCAAGAACTATTTCATGGTGACAGCCTTCGTGTAACAACATCAATCTACCCAGTACCAAGTATATGCGCTCAAGATCAAATATCCGATTGGTTTGATTCCCTAGCGGAATGTCTTCATTGGAACGTACGCAAAAAGCAGAAGTGTTTGGAGGAATTATCGGACTTAACTACATCCGGATCCGAAGACACCCTTGATGAGTTAGAACGTGGTAATGATCCACTAATTGACAGTTAAATTTGCCTATAAACCGTAGGCCgttttttgcaaaatcaaaaTCAGTTAATATTCTTTGATATATTTtggtaaataataatataagttgcgatctaaaaaaaatccataaaaaatTGCCAAACGCACTCAGGGCTTAGGAGTGCCGAAATcaactataaaaaatattacaaaaagtttataaaccTGTACATTGTGTTTTGTTATTGCACTCCTTCTGCCCGAAATGTTCATAGAACAAAACGTATGACATTCGAATTTTACTTAGGATAATTGTTTGTTCTTTCTATTGGTTTCTTAACCTTTGCAATATTTTTcctatataatattaaaagcaaataattatttaactatcatttaataatttctttttttataaaatggttgtagaaaatatatacaaatttaatatataaactgagttttttaattcattaaaaaaacaacctagattttaagcaaaataaaatttttcttggtgtctgaaaaacgaaaaacggaacaataaacaacaaataaaataacctATACTTTTAAATTATCGCTTTTATTTCTCCATTCTGAttactatttattattatattaaatacttattattatttaaattaataattattattatttcatttatttttactattttattaaaataatacaattattaataGTTTATAATTAGTTtaggaaaataatttataataatgttaatcatttgttgttattttaattattaacaactttttttaaacaaaatgcaaaccatttattatatttcaaaaaccttataATCGATTTGAAGTACAATCAAGATATTTATGAATGTAACTCGACTTCGTTCATATGACTAGAACGGCCACGTTTACAGCGGTAGATTCGTTATACTCCATTTTCGACGACTCGGATGCACATTTAGGTCGAAACGGGCGCTATTTCGAGCCATACGCACAAAACAATGTGAAGAGACTTTTAATCGCACGGACGAGGCGGCCAATCGACCTATTTCTTGAGTTAACACGCTCATCACAGTTACTCTTTAATAAATCGATTATGGTGTGTGGTTTTGTGTTTTGCAGCACCATCCTGTTGACACCACATGTCGTCCAAGTCCATGTCTTCAACTTTGGACCAAAACTAATCGACTATCATGGAGCGATAACGCCAGCCATTGCCTGTAACGTGGCGTTGTGGTCATCGAATCCGTATTTTGGTAGAAAGTTTTGATCGTTTCTCGTTGGATGATGAAATTGTTGAGTTTATTTATGATTAAAATGACAATGACAGTTTGATGATTAGTGACCCTATTAAAGAACCCTTTACTATTGTtaatatcattattattattattattattattattattattattattattattattattattattattattattattattattattattattattattattattattattattattattattattattattattattattattattattattattattattattattattattattattattattattattattattattattattattattattattattattattattattattattattattattattattattattattattattattattattattattattattattattattattattattattattattattattattattattattattattattattattattattattattattattattattattattattattattattattattattattattattattattattattattattattattattattattattattattattattattattattattattattattattattattattattattattattattattattattattattattattattattattattattattattattattattattattattattattattattattattattattattattattattattattattattattattattattattattattattattattattattattattattattattattattattattattattattattattattattattattattattattattattattattattattattattattattattattattattattattattattattattattattattattattattattattattattattattattattattattattattattattattattattattattattattattattattattattattattattattattattattattattattattattattattattattattattattattattattattattattattattattattattattattattattattattattattattattattattattattattattattattattattattattattattattattattattattattattattattattattattattattattattattattattattattattattattattattattattattattattattattattattattattattattattattattattattattattattattattattattattattattattattattattattattattattattattattattattattacaattattattatttttattattattattattattattattattattattattattattattattattattattattgttgttattatttttattattattgttattgttattaactTTTCATGGGAAGTAATTGTAACTGGCCGGTTAGCcgcattgaaaattttgacatttctcgacgttttcctagagtcgaaataaaagcttttttgagAGATGTCTTTACGTGCTTCtctacgtacgttcgtacgtccgtacgcaAGGTTATTTTGTCGTTATCCATGGCTCAAGATACAGATAATGATacagaaaggacttttaaaacaaattgattgggtggttttttttaccaaagcaatttaaaataggGGAACATTTTGGTTATACCAAAATATCTCTCGaaacaataacgctagagacttgaattaaatttcatattatatattataacgcgataccaaactaatacattaaaaaaaaaattcaattaacggttttttatataaatcaaaaaaagttgaaaaaaatatttgtcacctcaaaaattgtatgaacaaaaaataattttataaccaaacaaattttgtgcaacgaaaaataatgtttttaacattttgtaaaattttgaaaaaaatcgaattgacagctttttataagaaaataaaaaccaaaaaaaaacattactcaaagttggtaaaaattaattttcggctca
This window of the Eupeodes corollae chromosome 3, idEupCoro1.1, whole genome shotgun sequence genome carries:
- the LOC129952606 gene encoding NAD kinase-like isoform X5, whose protein sequence is MRTRSLNAPSPFQQFGPCGRIMKNSAMVMQIQDPASQRLTWYKPPLTVLVIKKVRDSTVLQPFVQLVEWLVQEKNMVVWVESAVLEDPLLREDKKFQDIKEKLVTFKDGRDDLTDRIDFIVCLGGDGTLLYASLLFQQSVPPVMAFHLGSLGFLTPFQFDNFQEQVTNVLEGHAALTLRSRLRCVIFRKSERHQKDSTSEQNHYNNISSGVTATNETIDNSIHLPNAVSNKASTNILVLNEVVIDRGPSPYLSNIDLFLDGKYITSVQGDGLIVSTPTGSTAYAVAAGASMIHPSVPAIMVTPICPHSLSFRPIVVPAGVELKISVSPDSRNTSWVSFDGRNRQELFHGDSLRVTTSIYPVPSICAQDQISDWFDSLAECLHWNVRKKQKCLEELSDLTTSGSEDTLDELERGNDPLIDS
- the LOC129952606 gene encoding NAD kinase-like isoform X6: MKNSAMVMQIQDPASQRLTWYKPPLTVLVIKKVRDSTVLQPFVQLVEWLVQEKNMVVWVESAVLEDPLLREDKKFQDIKEKLVTFKDGRDDLTDRIDFIVCLGGDGTLLYASLLFQQSVPPVMAFHLGSLGFLTPFQFDNFQEQVTNVLEGHAALTLRSRLRCVIFRKSERHQKDSTSEQNHYNNISSGVTATNETIDNSIHLPNAVSNKASTNILVLNEVVIDRGPSPYLSNIDLFLDGKYITSVQGDGLIVSTPTGSTAYAVAAGASMIHPSVPAIMVTPICPHSLSFRPIVVPAGVELKISVSPDSRNTSWVSFDGRNRQELFHGDSLRVTTSIYPVPSICAQDQISDWFDSLAECLHWNVRKKQKCLEELSDLTTSGSEDTLDELERGNDPLIDS
- the LOC129952606 gene encoding NAD kinase-like isoform X3 gives rise to the protein MKEEDLALARAIVADSKQSSPGASPTPLRRTRVAELIDKTKQFRRTRSLNAPSPFQQFGPCGRIMKNSAMVMQIQDPASQRLTWYKPPLTVLVIKKVRDSTVLQPFVQLVEWLVQEKNMVVWVESAVLEDPLLREDKKFQDIKEKLVTFKDGRDDLTDRIDFIVCLGGDGTLLYASLLFQQSVPPVMAFHLGSLGFLTPFQFDNFQEQVTNVLEGHAALTLRSRLRCVIFRKSERHQKDSTSEQNHYNNISSGVTATNETIDNSIHLPNAVSNKASTNILVLNEVVIDRGPSPYLSNIDLFLDGKYITSVQGDGLIVSTPTGSTAYAVAAGASMIHPSVPAIMVTPICPHSLSFRPIVVPAGVELKISVSPDSRNTSWVSFDGRNRQELFHGDSLRVTTSIYPVPSICAQDQISDWFDSLAECLHWNVRKKQKCLEELSDLTTSGSEDTLDELERGNDPLIDS
- the LOC129952606 gene encoding NAD kinase-like isoform X4; this encodes MSQQNLTLNGNANVAKSADSVDVEAMREWWRTRSLNAPSPFQQFGPCGRIMKNSAMVMQIQDPASQRLTWYKPPLTVLVIKKVRDSTVLQPFVQLVEWLVQEKNMVVWVESAVLEDPLLREDKKFQDIKEKLVTFKDGRDDLTDRIDFIVCLGGDGTLLYASLLFQQSVPPVMAFHLGSLGFLTPFQFDNFQEQVTNVLEGHAALTLRSRLRCVIFRKSERHQKDSTSEQNHYNNISSGVTATNETIDNSIHLPNAVSNKASTNILVLNEVVIDRGPSPYLSNIDLFLDGKYITSVQGDGLIVSTPTGSTAYAVAAGASMIHPSVPAIMVTPICPHSLSFRPIVVPAGVELKISVSPDSRNTSWVSFDGRNRQELFHGDSLRVTTSIYPVPSICAQDQISDWFDSLAECLHWNVRKKQKCLEELSDLTTSGSEDTLDELERGNDPLIDS
- the LOC129952606 gene encoding NAD kinase-like isoform X2 — encoded protein: MDFSVFSSSSCYSSCKVNNEALVNFLNKKQEQNVNLGHNSFDLDENSFLVDQNTEIMPVHPSLRILRRTRSLNAPSPFQQFGPCGRIMKNSAMVMQIQDPASQRLTWYKPPLTVLVIKKVRDSTVLQPFVQLVEWLVQEKNMVVWVESAVLEDPLLREDKKFQDIKEKLVTFKDGRDDLTDRIDFIVCLGGDGTLLYASLLFQQSVPPVMAFHLGSLGFLTPFQFDNFQEQVTNVLEGHAALTLRSRLRCVIFRKSERHQKDSTSEQNHYNNISSGVTATNETIDNSIHLPNAVSNKASTNILVLNEVVIDRGPSPYLSNIDLFLDGKYITSVQGDGLIVSTPTGSTAYAVAAGASMIHPSVPAIMVTPICPHSLSFRPIVVPAGVELKISVSPDSRNTSWVSFDGRNRQELFHGDSLRVTTSIYPVPSICAQDQISDWFDSLAECLHWNVRKKQKCLEELSDLTTSGSEDTLDELERGNDPLIDS
- the LOC129952060 gene encoding probable serine/threonine-protein kinase clkA, giving the protein NNNNNNNNNNNNNNNNNNNNNNNNNNNNNNNNNNNNNNNNNNNNNNNNNNNNNNNNNNNNNNNNNNNNNNNNNNNNNNNNNNNNNNNNNNNNNNNNNNNNNNNNNNNNNNNNNNNNNNNNNNNNNNNNNNNNNNNNNNNNNNNNNNNNNNNNNNNNNNNNNNNNNNNNNNNNNNNNNNNNNNNNNNNNNNNNNNNNNNNNNNNNNNNNNNNNNNNNNNNNNNNNNNNNNNNNNNNNNNNNNNNNNNNNNNNNNNNNNNNNNNNNNNNNNNNNNNNNNNNNNNNNNNNNNNNNNNNN